In Silene latifolia isolate original U9 population chromosome 3, ASM4854445v1, whole genome shotgun sequence, a single window of DNA contains:
- the LOC141648800 gene encoding bidirectional sugar transporter SWEET16-like, which translates to MTNQSGLGVVEFGSASKRCNDNELRGPRETFIQIVRNKSTEEFESFPYIATLLSASIWTYYGIIKPGAMLVSTVNGFGAVAQLLYVILFLTFAPPSKRATTAMLVGIVDVGCLGAIILSSWFMLNSDTRIKAIGFIGAGLNIVMYGSPLAALGTVMKNRSVEYMPLPLSLCVFLNGGIWTFYALLANDPFLGVPNAVGFILGAIQLMVYVKYRTPSTNKQYHEHLIGSSIP; encoded by the exons atgacgaaccaaagtgGCTTGGGTGTAGTGGAGTTTGGGAGTGCCTCAAAGCGTTGCAATGACAACGAAttgagaggtcccag AGAGACATTCATACAAATAGTGAGAAATAAATCAACAGAAGAGTTTGAAAGCTTTCCATACATAGCAACATTACTAAGTGCATCAATATGGACATACTATGGCATTATAAAGCCCGGAGCTATGCTTGTTTCAACCGTTAATGGCTTTGGTGCGGTTGCTCAGCTTCTCTATGTCATTTTATTCCTCACTTTTGCTCCTCCATCTAAAAGG GCTACGACTGCGATGTTGGTGGGAATCGTGGATGTGGGATGTTTAGGAGCGATAATTTTGAGCTCATGGTTCATGTTGAATTCTGATACAAGGATTAAAGCGATTGGCTTTATTGGTGCTGGACTTAACATTGTCATGTATGGTTCACCCCTTGCTGCCCTG GGAACAGTGATGAAAAATAGAAGTGTAGAGTACATGCCTTTGCCACTATCATTGTGCGTTTTTCTCAACGGAGGAATTTGGACTTTCTACGCTCTTCTTGCCAATGATCCTTTCCTTGGG GTACCAAATGCAGTAGGGTTTATACTTGGAGCGATACAATTGATGGTGTATGTTAAATACAGGACGCCAAGCACAAACAAACAATACCATGAGCATTTAATCGGATCATCCATTCCCTAA
- the LOC141647365 gene encoding uncharacterized protein LOC141647365 gives MFKKFTYEDVSSHNQVKASVQRRIRQSIAEEYPGLEPVLEDLLPKKVPLIVVKCQNHLNLVVVNNVPLFFNIRDGPYMPTLRLLHQYPNIMKKFQVDRGAIKFVFSGANIMCPGLTSPGGVLDEEVDAERPVAIMAEGKEHALAIGFTKMSAKNIKAINKGIGVDTLHYLNDGLWKMERLE, from the exons ATGTTCAAAAA GTTCACTTATGAAGATGTATCTTCCCATAATCAAGTCAAAGCATCTGTGCAAAGGAGAATCCGGCAAAGCATAGCTGAAGAG TACCCGGGACTTGAGCCTGTGTTGGAGGATCTGCTGCCGAAGAAGGTCCCTCTTATAGTCGTCAAATG TCAAAATCATCTAAATCTTGTCGTCGTAAACAATGTACCACTATTCTTCAATATTCGGGATGGACCTTATATGCCGACTCTGCGGCTTCTTCATCAGT ACCCTAATATAATGAAGAAATTTCAAGTCGATAGAGGTGCCATTAAGTTTGTCTTTTCTGGCGCCAATATCATGTGTCCTGGGCTTACATCTCCTGGCGGCGTCCTGGATGAAGAAGTTGACGCAGAAAGGCCTGTG GCCATCATGGCTGAAGGTAAAGAACATGCTCTTGCTATTGGCTTCACGAAAATGTCAGCCAAAAATAT AAAAGCTATCAACAAAGGTATTGGCGTGGACACTTTGCATTATCTAAATGATGGTCTTTGGAAG ATGGAACGCTTAGAATGA